The following are encoded together in the Caretta caretta isolate rCarCar2 chromosome 17, rCarCar1.hap1, whole genome shotgun sequence genome:
- the RTN4RL1 gene encoding reticulon-4 receptor-like 1, which produces MLRKGGYVELLLMLLGLEIHFTACCPIDCVCYPSPMTVSCQAHNFVSIPEGIPENSERIFLQNNQITLLLRGHFSPSMVTLWIYSNNITFIDPDTFDGFVNLEELDLGDNRYLRALAAETFQGLVKLHALYLYKCGLSSLPSGIFGGLHNLQYLYLQDNHIEFLQDDIFVDLVNLSHLFLHGNKLWSLHQNTFRGLINLDRLLIHQNQLQWVHRRAFHDLRRLTTLFLFNNSLSELQGECLAHLGALEFLRLNGNPWSCDCKSRSLWDWLRRFRGSSSSVICESPEQMHGKDLKVLKAEDYRNCSGSESLHQIKTHTFSTADRGASKDHHSHHSSKEKDKERGVEHSLHSSQPAAPPGSHPGYRKPSKNCTSHKSRNRTSKPVSLGPRKSIHEAQDYVPDYQHKFSFGMMPTAPPKRKGKCTRRTPIRPPSGVQQAAGSSVIRASRLVFIMVLVVIIR; this is translated from the coding sequence GGGGTTATGTGGAGCTGCTCCTGATGCTGTTGGGGCTTGAGATTCACTTCACTGCATGCTGCCCCATTGACTGTGTATGTTACCCATCACCTATGACTGTCAGCTGCCAAGCCCACAACTTTGTATCAATTCCAGAAGGGATACCAGAAAACAGCGAGAGGATTTTCCTCCAGAACAACCAGATCACATTGCTTCTGCGAGGTCACTTTAGCCCATCCATGGTCACCTTGTGGATCTATTCCAATAACATCACCTTCATAGACCCAGACACCTTTGATGGGTTTGTTAATCTAGAAGAGCTGGATTTGGGGGATAATCGCTATTTAAGGGCTTTAGCAGCTGAGACCTTCCAAGGGCTGGTGAAGCTCCATGCCTTGTACCTGTACAAATGTGGGTTGAGCTCTTTACCCAGTGGGATATTTGGTGGCCTCCACAATCTACAATATCTTTATCTACAAGATAACCACATCGAGTTCCTTCAGGATGATATTTTTGTTGACCTGGTCAACCTCAGCCATCTTTTTCTTCATGGAAACAAGCTGTGGAGCCTTCATCAGAACACATTTAGGGGACTAATAAACTTGGATAGGTTACTCATCCACCAAAATCAACTCCAGTGGGTCCACAGACGTGCTTTTCATGATCTCCGAAGATTGACCACGCTTTTCCTGTTCAATAACAGCCTCTCTGAGCTCCAGGGTGAATGCCTCGCCCACCTGGGAGCCCTGGAGTTTCTCAGGCTGAATGGCAACCCTTGGAGCTGTGACTGCAAATCCAGGTCACTCTGGGATTGGTTGCGCAGATTCAGAGGTTCAAGTTCCAGCGTGATCTGTGAGTCTCCTGAGCAGATGCATGGCAAGGACTTAAAGGTGCTAAAAGCAGAGGACTACAGGAACTGTTCTGGGTCTGAGTCCCTCCATCAGATCAAAACAcacactttctccacagcagacagaGGAGCCTCCAAAGACCACCACTCACACCACTCCTCCAAGGAGAAGGATAAAGAGAGAGGGGTTGAGCACAGTTTACACAGCAGTCAACCAGCAGCACCTCCCGGTTCACATCCAGGTTACAGAAAGCCGAGCAAGAACTGCACCAGCCACAAAAGCCGCAACCGAACCTCTAAGCCAGTGTCTCTGGGGCCACGGAAGAGCATTCATGAAGCTCAGGACTATGTGCCTGACTACCAGCACAAATTCAGCTTTGGCATGATGCCTACAGCACCACCCAAGCGGAAGGGTAAGTGCACCCGGCGGACACCCATCAGACCCCCCAGTGGAGTACagcaggcagctgggagctcGGTGATCAGGGCCTCTCGTCTAGTTTTTATAATGGTGTTAGTGGTCATAATACGCTGA